In a genomic window of Bradyrhizobium ontarionense:
- the rpsU gene encoding 30S ribosomal protein S21, whose translation MQVLVRDNNVDQALKALKKKMQREGIFREMKLRGHYEKPSEKKAREKAEAVRRARKLARKKLQREGLLPMKPKPVFGAGAGGDRGGAGRGPGAGGARPGAPR comes from the coding sequence GTGCAGGTTCTCGTTCGCGATAACAATGTCGATCAAGCCCTCAAGGCGCTCAAGAAGAAGATGCAGCGCGAGGGTATTTTCCGCGAGATGAAGCTCCGCGGTCATTACGAGAAGCCCTCTGAGAAGAAAGCGCGCGAGAAGGCTGAGGCCGTGCGTCGCGCACGCAAGCTTGCTCGCAAGAAGCTGCAGCGCGAAGGTCTGCTGCCGATGAAGCCGAAGCCGGTGTTCGGCGCCGGCGCAGGTGGCGACCGTGGTGGTGCCGGTCGTGGTCCAGGTGCAGGTGGTGCCCGCCCCGGCGCGCCGCGCTGA